A window of Longispora fulva contains these coding sequences:
- a CDS encoding acyl-CoA carboxylase subunit epsilon: MTGAEAGGPAGTAPAITVSGNPTPEELAALVAVLSSRPAATEEAPVTGFTPWRASAMPAPRRDWRSSALPR, encoded by the coding sequence GTGACCGGGGCCGAGGCCGGCGGGCCGGCGGGCACCGCGCCCGCGATCACGGTGTCGGGAAACCCGACCCCGGAGGAGCTGGCCGCCCTGGTGGCGGTCCTCTCCTCCCGGCCTGCCGCGACGGAGGAGGCCCCGGTAACGGGCTTCACCCCGTGGCGGGCCAGCGCCATGCCGGCCCCGCGACGGGACTGGCGCTCCTCAGCCCTGCCCCGCTGA
- a CDS encoding MFS transporter, which translates to MPRLLRDRLTWLSYAQLGIWGYFLYAFAPVVPLLQDEQGTTKFVASLHGSALAVGSMVGGGLVYPFLLRRFGRGRVVWIGLAGVAVGVTALVLSEPLPLTIGATLFTSVFGIVVVSYVAPALADMHGPGAPAAISEANAMASGLGVIAPAVVGAAVALGYGWRPALAVTVLLIAGLALYARVTHTATVTGGFAVVHGDRPGRLPLAYWLAWVVLAVFGAVEVCLTQWGSTVLRDHAGMSDGAAAGSISAVIGGMFLGRLVGGRLGLRYRPVTLLLGSVVFALAGFALFWTSTVPALAITGLVLAGLGMSVHYPMGIALAIDASGGHPDRATALSSYAMGAAFAVTTFILAPVADRIGTHRAFLLLPILLAVGAVCVWQAGRRLPTRAEVAVS; encoded by the coding sequence GTGCCCCGTCTCCTGCGCGACCGTCTGACCTGGCTGAGCTATGCCCAGCTCGGCATCTGGGGTTACTTCCTCTACGCCTTCGCCCCCGTCGTCCCGTTGCTCCAGGACGAACAGGGCACCACCAAGTTCGTCGCGAGCCTGCACGGCAGCGCACTGGCCGTCGGCTCGATGGTCGGCGGCGGTCTGGTGTACCCGTTCCTTCTCCGCCGGTTCGGCCGCGGCCGGGTGGTGTGGATCGGGCTGGCCGGGGTCGCGGTCGGCGTCACGGCCCTGGTGCTGTCGGAGCCACTGCCCCTGACCATCGGCGCGACCCTGTTCACGTCCGTGTTCGGCATCGTCGTGGTCAGCTACGTCGCGCCGGCCCTCGCCGACATGCACGGCCCGGGCGCCCCGGCCGCGATCAGCGAGGCCAACGCCATGGCGTCGGGACTGGGCGTCATCGCACCGGCCGTGGTCGGCGCCGCGGTGGCCCTCGGGTACGGCTGGCGGCCGGCGCTGGCCGTGACCGTCCTGCTCATCGCTGGCCTCGCGCTCTACGCCAGGGTCACGCACACCGCGACCGTGACCGGCGGGTTCGCCGTCGTGCACGGTGACCGGCCCGGCCGGTTGCCCCTCGCGTACTGGCTGGCGTGGGTCGTGCTCGCCGTGTTCGGCGCGGTCGAGGTGTGTCTTACCCAGTGGGGTAGTACCGTGCTTCGGGATCACGCCGGCATGTCTGATGGCGCGGCGGCCGGCAGCATCTCCGCGGTGATCGGTGGCATGTTCCTCGGCCGGCTCGTCGGCGGCCGGCTCGGGCTGCGGTACCGGCCGGTGACCCTGCTGCTCGGCTCCGTGGTCTTCGCCCTGGCCGGGTTCGCGCTGTTCTGGACGAGCACCGTCCCCGCCCTGGCCATCACCGGCCTGGTACTCGCGGGGCTCGGCATGTCCGTGCACTACCCGATGGGCATCGCGCTGGCCATCGACGCGTCCGGCGGGCACCCGGACCGGGCGACGGCACTGTCGTCGTACGCGATGGGCGCGGCCTTCGCGGTGACGACCTTCATCCTGGCCCCGGTGGCCGACCGGATCGGGACCCATCGAGCGTTCCTGCTGCTACCGATCCTGCTGGCAGTGGGGGCGGTGTGCGTGTGGCAGGCGGGCCGCCGACTGCCCACCCGGGCAGAGGTCGCCGTCAGCTAG
- a CDS encoding acyl-CoA carboxylase subunit beta, which yields MTDAPDRHTTAGKIADLLHKYDEAVHSGSARAVEKQHARGKKTARERVEALLDKDSFTELDEFARHRSTNFGQEKNRPYGDGVVTGYGTVDGRPVCVFAQDFTVFGGSLGEVFGEKIVKVMDLAMKTGCPVIGINDSGGARIQEGVASLGLYGEIFFRNVRASGVIPQISLIMGPCAGGAVYSPAITDFTVMVDQTSHMFITGPDVIKTVTGEDVGMEELGGARAHNTKSGVAHYLASDEDDAVEYVKTLLSYLPSNNLDPAPVFDAPANLEVTEEDRALDTLIPDSANQPYDMHKVIEAVLDDGEFCEVQPLFAPNILIGFGRIEGAPVGVVANQPMHFAGCLDIDASEKAARFVRTCDAFNIPVLTFVDVPGFLPGTGQEWDGIIRRGAKLIYAYGEATVPKLTVITRKAYGGAYDVMGSKHLGADLNFAWPTAQIAVMGAQGAVNILYRRELAAAADPEAARAQFIADYEETLANPYVAAERGYIDSVIPPSSTRVQLVKALRTLRGKRETLPPKKHGNIPL from the coding sequence GTGACCGATGCTCCCGACCGCCACACGACCGCCGGCAAGATCGCCGATCTGCTGCACAAGTACGACGAGGCCGTGCACTCCGGCTCCGCCCGTGCCGTGGAGAAGCAGCACGCCCGCGGCAAGAAGACCGCCCGTGAGCGGGTCGAGGCCCTGCTCGACAAGGACTCCTTCACGGAGCTGGACGAGTTCGCCCGGCACCGGTCGACGAACTTCGGCCAGGAGAAGAACCGCCCCTACGGCGACGGCGTGGTGACCGGCTACGGCACGGTCGACGGCCGCCCGGTGTGCGTGTTCGCCCAGGACTTCACGGTCTTCGGCGGCTCCCTCGGCGAGGTGTTCGGCGAGAAGATCGTCAAGGTGATGGACCTGGCGATGAAGACCGGCTGCCCCGTGATCGGCATCAACGACTCCGGCGGCGCGCGGATCCAGGAGGGCGTCGCCTCCCTGGGCCTGTACGGCGAGATCTTCTTCCGCAACGTCCGGGCCTCCGGGGTGATCCCGCAGATCTCCCTGATCATGGGCCCGTGCGCGGGCGGCGCGGTGTACTCCCCCGCGATCACCGACTTCACGGTCATGGTCGACCAGACCTCGCACATGTTCATCACCGGCCCCGACGTGATCAAGACGGTCACCGGCGAGGACGTGGGCATGGAGGAGCTGGGCGGTGCCCGCGCGCACAACACCAAGTCGGGCGTGGCGCACTACCTGGCCAGCGACGAGGACGACGCCGTCGAGTACGTCAAGACGCTGCTGAGCTACCTCCCGTCGAACAACCTGGACCCGGCCCCGGTCTTCGACGCGCCGGCGAACCTGGAGGTCACCGAGGAGGACAGGGCGCTGGACACCCTGATCCCGGACTCGGCCAACCAGCCGTACGACATGCACAAGGTCATCGAGGCCGTGCTGGACGACGGCGAGTTCTGCGAGGTCCAGCCCCTGTTCGCCCCGAACATCCTGATCGGCTTCGGCCGGATCGAGGGCGCCCCGGTCGGCGTCGTCGCCAACCAGCCGATGCACTTCGCCGGCTGCCTGGACATCGACGCCTCCGAGAAGGCCGCGCGCTTCGTGCGCACGTGCGACGCGTTCAACATCCCGGTGCTGACCTTCGTGGACGTGCCGGGCTTCCTCCCCGGTACCGGTCAGGAGTGGGACGGCATCATCCGGCGCGGCGCGAAGCTGATCTACGCGTACGGCGAGGCCACGGTCCCCAAGCTCACGGTGATCACCCGCAAGGCCTACGGCGGCGCGTACGACGTCATGGGCTCCAAGCACCTCGGCGCCGACCTGAACTTCGCCTGGCCCACCGCCCAGATCGCTGTCATGGGCGCGCAGGGCGCCGTCAACATCCTCTACCGCCGCGAACTGGCCGCCGCCGCCGATCCCGAGGCTGCCCGGGCCCAGTTCATCGCGGACTACGAGGAGACGCTGGCGAATCCGTACGTGGCCGCCGAGCGGGGTTACATCGACTCGGTGATCCCGCCGTCGTCGACGCGGGTGCAGCTGGTGAAGGCGTTGCGGACGCTGCGGGGCAAGCGGGAGACGCTGCCGCCGAAGAAGCACGGGAACATCCCGCTGTGA
- a CDS encoding Maf family protein codes for MLRLILASASPARLALLRSAGLDPEVVVSGVDESVVTGPAAHVAGELARLKARAVAAAAGDALVIGCDSVLEFDGEVYGKPADAADARDRWLRMRGKSGVLHTGHHLVRGDREVNAVAGTVIRFGEVSEAEIDAYVATGEPLWVAGAFTLDGYGGWFVDGIEGDHGNVLGLSLPLFRRMLADLGVPVTDLWTPTS; via the coding sequence ATGCTTCGTCTGATCCTGGCGTCCGCCAGCCCCGCCCGCCTGGCCCTGCTCCGGTCGGCGGGCCTCGATCCCGAGGTCGTCGTGAGCGGCGTGGACGAGTCCGTCGTGACCGGCCCGGCGGCGCACGTGGCCGGCGAACTGGCCCGACTGAAGGCCCGGGCGGTCGCGGCCGCAGCGGGGGACGCGCTCGTGATCGGCTGCGACTCGGTGCTGGAGTTCGACGGCGAGGTCTACGGCAAGCCGGCCGACGCCGCCGACGCCCGCGACCGGTGGCTGCGGATGCGCGGCAAGTCCGGCGTCCTGCACACTGGCCACCACCTGGTGCGCGGCGACCGCGAGGTCAACGCCGTCGCGGGCACCGTGATCCGGTTCGGCGAGGTCTCCGAGGCCGAGATCGACGCCTATGTGGCCACCGGCGAGCCGTTGTGGGTCGCGGGCGCTTTCACCCTCGACGGGTACGGCGGCTGGTTCGTCGACGGCATCGAGGGCGACCACGGCAACGTGCTCGGCCTGTCGTTGCCGCTGTTCCGGCGGATGCTGGCCGACCTGGGCGTCCCGGTCACCGACCTGTGGACCCCGACTAGCTGA
- the ddaH gene encoding dimethylargininase, with protein MKLQPRHYLMCRPSYFTVEYIINPWMDPEVPTDTALAVAQWEKLVEIYGQLGHKVDFIDPIPGLPDMVFAANGATVVDGRVLGAQFRNVQRADEGPAYSAWFESAGYDVKAPKHVNEGEGDFLVTENFILAGTGFRTDPGGHAEAQEWFGRPVISLQLIDPRYYHLDTALFVLEADQVAYFPGAFSPGSQQVLARLFPEALLVSAEDAAVFGLNSVSDGHNVIVPPQATQLIADLTARGYNPITVDLSELLKGGGGPKCCTLEIRA; from the coding sequence ATGAAGCTCCAGCCCAGGCACTACCTCATGTGCCGCCCGTCGTACTTCACCGTCGAGTACATCATCAACCCGTGGATGGACCCCGAGGTGCCGACCGACACCGCCCTCGCCGTCGCCCAGTGGGAGAAGCTCGTCGAGATCTACGGGCAGCTGGGCCACAAGGTGGACTTCATCGACCCCATCCCGGGCCTGCCGGACATGGTCTTCGCGGCCAACGGCGCGACCGTCGTCGACGGCCGGGTGCTCGGCGCCCAGTTCCGCAACGTGCAGCGCGCCGACGAGGGCCCGGCCTACTCGGCCTGGTTCGAGTCCGCCGGCTACGACGTCAAGGCCCCCAAGCACGTCAACGAGGGCGAAGGCGACTTCCTGGTCACCGAGAACTTCATCCTCGCCGGCACCGGCTTCCGCACCGACCCGGGCGGCCACGCCGAGGCGCAGGAGTGGTTCGGCCGCCCGGTCATCTCGCTCCAGCTGATCGACCCGCGCTACTACCACCTCGACACGGCGCTGTTCGTGCTCGAGGCCGACCAGGTGGCGTACTTCCCGGGTGCCTTCAGCCCCGGCAGCCAGCAGGTCCTCGCCCGGCTGTTCCCGGAGGCCCTGCTCGTCAGCGCCGAGGACGCGGCCGTGTTCGGCCTCAACTCGGTCTCCGACGGGCACAATGTGATCGTCCCGCCGCAGGCCACGCAGCTGATCGCCGACCTGACCGCCCGGGGCTACAACCCGATCACGGTCGACCTGTCCGAGCTGCTCAAGGGCGGCGGCGGACCCAAGTGCTGCACCCTGGAGATCCGGGCATGA
- the rocD gene encoding ornithine--oxo-acid transaminase, whose amino-acid sequence MMTMDAVEYAERHTAHNYHPLPVVIADGEGAWVTDINGKRYLDCLAGYSALNFGHRHPALIEAAKAQLDRVTLTSRAFIHDQFGPFCEELAELCGKDLVLPMNTGAEAVETAIKVARKWGYQVKGVPHDKAKIIVAENNFHGRTTTIISFSTDADARADFGPYTPGFEVVPYGDLDALTAAIDENTVAVLIEPIQGESGVLVPPPGYLAGVRAVTSANNVLFLCDEIQSGLGRTGRNFAIEHTGVVPDMYILGKALGGGVVPVSAVAANRDVLGVLKPGQHGSTFGGNPLACAVGRAVVGLLRTGEYQARATDLGKQLHAGLESLLGHGVVAVRGQGLWAGIDIDPALMTGRQACEKLMDLGVLVKDTHGSTIRLAPPLVVTGDELDMAVDKLRAVLG is encoded by the coding sequence ATGATGACGATGGACGCCGTGGAGTACGCCGAGCGCCACACCGCGCACAACTACCACCCGCTGCCGGTGGTGATCGCCGACGGCGAGGGCGCGTGGGTGACCGACATCAACGGCAAGCGCTACCTGGACTGCCTCGCCGGCTACTCCGCCCTCAACTTCGGCCACCGGCACCCGGCGCTGATCGAGGCCGCGAAGGCGCAGCTCGACCGGGTGACGCTGACCTCCAGGGCGTTCATCCACGACCAGTTCGGCCCGTTCTGCGAGGAGCTGGCCGAGCTGTGCGGCAAGGACCTCGTGCTGCCGATGAACACCGGTGCCGAGGCCGTCGAGACCGCGATCAAGGTCGCCCGCAAGTGGGGCTACCAGGTCAAGGGCGTGCCGCACGACAAGGCGAAGATCATTGTCGCGGAGAACAACTTCCACGGCCGTACCACGACGATCATCTCGTTCTCGACCGATGCCGACGCGCGGGCCGACTTCGGCCCGTACACCCCGGGCTTCGAGGTCGTGCCCTACGGCGACCTCGACGCGCTGACGGCGGCCATCGACGAGAACACCGTCGCGGTCCTGATCGAACCGATTCAGGGCGAGTCGGGGGTACTCGTGCCCCCGCCCGGCTACCTCGCCGGCGTCCGCGCCGTGACCAGCGCGAACAATGTGCTGTTCCTGTGCGACGAGATCCAGTCGGGCCTCGGCCGGACCGGGCGCAACTTCGCCATCGAGCACACCGGCGTCGTCCCGGACATGTACATCCTGGGCAAGGCCCTCGGCGGCGGCGTCGTGCCGGTGTCGGCGGTCGCGGCCAACCGGGACGTCCTCGGCGTGCTCAAGCCGGGCCAGCACGGCTCAACGTTCGGCGGCAACCCGCTCGCCTGCGCGGTCGGCCGCGCGGTCGTCGGCCTGCTGCGCACCGGCGAGTACCAGGCCCGGGCCACCGACCTGGGCAAGCAGCTGCACGCGGGGCTGGAGAGCCTGCTCGGCCACGGCGTCGTCGCGGTGCGCGGCCAGGGCCTGTGGGCCGGGATCGACATCGACCCGGCGCTGATGACCGGCCGGCAGGCCTGCGAGAAGCTGATGGACCTGGGGGTGCTGGTCAAGGACACCCACGGGTCCACGATCCGGCTCGCGCCGCCGCTGGTCGTGACGGGCGACGAGCTCGACATGGCCGTGGACAAGCTGCGCGCGGTCCTGGGCTAG
- a CDS encoding ABC transporter permease: MKLLRDTWLVFARQMALLLRNPVWVIVGIMQPLYFLYLFGPLLTKALQAQLPPGAPESATYQFFIPGLLIQLAMFGSMFVGFALVAELRQGVIERMRVTPVSRLALLLGRSGRDIVMLLFQSLVIVLLALPLGLKVELGNLALALGLLALIGLLMSSFSYAIALILRSEDALAPLLNTISMPIWLLSGILLPMTFAPGWLSTISKFIPFKWAADAARQLFAGNPGDPAVWKGLVSVAVPTLLCVIWASRKFAKSVR, translated from the coding sequence GTGAAACTCCTCCGTGACACCTGGCTCGTCTTCGCCCGGCAGATGGCCCTCCTGCTGCGCAACCCGGTCTGGGTCATCGTCGGCATCATGCAGCCGCTGTACTTCCTGTACCTCTTCGGCCCGCTGCTCACCAAGGCGCTGCAGGCCCAGCTCCCGCCGGGGGCGCCGGAGTCGGCGACGTACCAGTTCTTCATCCCCGGCCTGCTGATCCAGCTCGCCATGTTCGGCTCGATGTTCGTCGGCTTCGCGCTGGTCGCCGAGCTCCGGCAGGGCGTCATCGAGCGGATGCGGGTCACCCCGGTCAGCCGGCTCGCCCTGCTCCTGGGCCGGTCGGGCCGCGACATCGTGATGCTGCTCTTCCAGTCGCTCGTGATCGTGCTGCTCGCGCTGCCGCTCGGGCTCAAGGTCGAGCTGGGGAACCTGGCTCTGGCCCTGGGGCTGCTGGCCCTGATCGGGCTCCTGATGTCCTCGTTCTCCTACGCCATCGCGCTGATCCTGCGCAGCGAGGACGCCCTGGCCCCGCTGCTCAACACGATCAGCATGCCGATCTGGCTGCTCTCGGGCATCCTGCTGCCGATGACCTTCGCTCCGGGCTGGCTGTCGACGATCTCCAAGTTCATCCCGTTCAAGTGGGCCGCCGACGCCGCCCGGCAGCTGTTCGCCGGCAACCCCGGCGACCCTGCCGTGTGGAAGGGCCTGGTGTCCGTGGCGGTGCCGACCCTGCTGTGCGTGATCTGGGCGAGCCGGAAGTTCGCCAAGTCCGTGCGTTAG
- a CDS encoding ABC transporter substrate-binding protein, whose product MKRRLLPLLLVLGLAAACTSTPKAQAPTNAPGADALANAKGETTVEFWHSMKGANATALEALTSAFNKEHSGKIKISPVYQGSYDETVTKYKAAVQQKNTPALVMIYDIGTRFMVDSKQAVPMQSFVDSDKFALDELEPNIANYYTVGGKLQSMPFNSSTPLLYLNKEAFDRAGLDVNKPPRTLDEISEYARKLTVRDASGKVTQYGFNAAIYGWFVEQLLATNAEQYCDQGNGRSGLATKVAFDSATGIRIAQWWADLVKSGNATNTGRKTDDAQAAFKSGTVAMHLESTSTLRGYLDAAKGKFTVATAPFPKVAKTSTGGPVIGGASLWIDGVGHSAAEQRAAWEFTKWAVQPTQQAQWHTGTGYVPVNRKAVIDAAPQFGTAVTQLHDLPPSVASAGCALGVMPQARKAAEDGLEAAITDTKSADEAMTDAAGTVRAPIEAYNKAVK is encoded by the coding sequence GTGAAAAGAAGACTGCTGCCGCTCCTCCTGGTTCTCGGCCTCGCCGCCGCGTGCACCAGCACGCCCAAGGCCCAGGCGCCGACGAACGCGCCCGGGGCCGACGCGCTCGCCAACGCCAAGGGCGAGACGACCGTCGAGTTCTGGCACTCGATGAAGGGCGCCAACGCGACGGCCCTGGAGGCGCTGACCAGCGCGTTCAACAAGGAACACTCCGGAAAGATCAAGATCAGTCCGGTGTACCAGGGCAGCTACGACGAGACGGTCACCAAGTACAAGGCGGCCGTGCAGCAGAAGAACACGCCGGCTCTGGTGATGATCTACGACATCGGCACCCGGTTCATGGTGGACTCGAAGCAGGCCGTGCCGATGCAGAGTTTCGTGGACTCCGACAAGTTCGCCCTGGACGAGCTCGAGCCGAACATCGCCAACTACTACACGGTCGGCGGCAAGCTCCAGTCGATGCCCTTCAACTCCTCGACGCCGCTCCTCTACCTCAACAAGGAGGCGTTCGACCGGGCCGGCCTCGACGTCAACAAGCCCCCTCGCACGTTGGACGAGATCTCCGAGTACGCGCGCAAGCTCACCGTCCGCGACGCCTCGGGCAAGGTCACCCAGTACGGCTTCAACGCCGCCATCTACGGTTGGTTCGTCGAGCAACTCCTGGCGACCAACGCCGAGCAGTACTGCGACCAGGGCAACGGCCGCTCCGGCCTCGCCACGAAGGTCGCCTTCGACTCCGCGACCGGCATCCGGATCGCCCAGTGGTGGGCCGACCTGGTGAAGTCCGGCAACGCCACGAACACCGGCCGCAAGACCGATGACGCGCAGGCAGCCTTCAAGTCGGGCACGGTCGCCATGCACCTGGAGTCCACCTCGACGCTGCGCGGCTACCTCGACGCGGCGAAGGGCAAGTTCACGGTGGCGACCGCCCCGTTCCCGAAGGTGGCGAAGACGTCGACCGGCGGGCCGGTGATCGGCGGGGCCTCACTGTGGATCGACGGGGTCGGGCACTCCGCCGCCGAGCAGCGGGCGGCGTGGGAGTTCACGAAGTGGGCCGTGCAGCCGACCCAGCAGGCCCAGTGGCACACAGGCACCGGGTACGTACCCGTCAACCGCAAGGCGGTCATCGACGCCGCCCCGCAGTTCGGCACGGCGGTCACCCAGCTGCACGACCTGCCGCCGTCGGTGGCGTCGGCCGGCTGCGCGCTCGGCGTGATGCCCCAGGCCCGCAAGGCCGCCGAGGACGGGCTGGAGGCGGCGATCACGGACACCAAGAGCGCCGACGAGGCGATGACGGACGCGGCGGGCACCGTGAGGGCGCCGATCGAGGCGTACAACAAAGCGGTGAAGTAG
- a CDS encoding ATP-binding cassette domain-containing protein — MIETVGLKKTFSSRKGDVEAVRGVDLAVEEGEIFGFLGPNGAGKTTTLRMLATLLEPTGGTATIAGADLRRQPGDVRARIGYVAQGGGTWDEVSAREELIYQGRLHGINRTECKARAEHAIDAFQLGEFADRKTKTYSGGQRRRLDIALSLMHKPKLVFLDEPTTGLDPQSRAHMWGEVRRLRDEGMTVFITTHYLDEADALCDRIAIIDHGQIVVTGGTDELKRQVSGDVVLVGLTAADRETAETAIKQESYVREVETTESGLRLYVEDGSAALPHLLRLLDGKAIPLSSIELHKPSLDDVFLRQTGRSLREGDNA; from the coding sequence ATCATTGAGACAGTGGGGCTGAAGAAGACCTTCAGTTCCCGAAAGGGAGACGTCGAGGCAGTCCGCGGCGTCGACCTCGCCGTCGAGGAGGGGGAGATCTTCGGCTTCCTCGGCCCCAACGGCGCCGGCAAGACCACCACGCTGCGGATGCTCGCCACCCTGCTGGAGCCCACCGGGGGCACCGCCACCATCGCGGGGGCCGACCTGCGCAGACAGCCCGGCGACGTCCGGGCCCGGATCGGGTATGTCGCCCAGGGCGGCGGCACCTGGGACGAGGTCAGCGCCCGCGAGGAGCTGATCTACCAGGGCCGGCTGCACGGCATCAACCGCACGGAGTGCAAAGCGCGTGCGGAGCACGCCATCGACGCGTTCCAGTTGGGCGAGTTCGCCGACCGCAAGACCAAGACCTACTCCGGCGGCCAGCGCCGCAGGCTCGACATCGCGCTCAGCCTGATGCACAAGCCGAAGCTGGTGTTCCTCGACGAGCCCACTACCGGGCTGGACCCGCAGAGCCGCGCCCACATGTGGGGCGAGGTCCGCCGCCTGCGGGACGAGGGCATGACGGTCTTCATCACCACCCACTACCTGGACGAGGCCGACGCGCTCTGCGACCGGATCGCGATCATCGACCACGGCCAGATCGTCGTCACCGGCGGCACCGACGAGCTCAAGCGCCAGGTGTCAGGTGATGTCGTCCTTGTCGGGCTCACCGCAGCCGACCGGGAGACCGCGGAGACCGCCATCAAGCAGGAGAGCTACGTCCGCGAGGTCGAGACCACCGAGTCCGGCCTCCGGTTGTACGTGGAGGACGGCTCCGCCGCTCTCCCGCACCTGCTCCGCCTCCTCGACGGCAAGGCCATCCCGCTCAGCTCCATCGAGCTGCACAAGCCGAGCCTCGACGACGTGTTCCTGCGCCAGACCGGCCGCTCGCTCCGTGAGGGAGACAACGCGTGA
- a CDS encoding carbohydrate ABC transporter permease, which yields MGQTIVLSLHGNDLFGRPSEYVGPLNFTEMFADPEFGQVLLVTLGFTVLSVLPAVVGALFVVLLLEARIRGVRFLRTVFALPFAFSVATASVVFAVIYNPAVGIANAALGKLGADRVDWLTDPRMALVSVAATTVWMNLGYNVLVLSAGVGSIPAEVVEAARLDGATGWRLARAIHVPLLTPQLFFLVVVSTIHALQSFGQIHVLTKGGPNGQTTTLVYSIYEKAFAYGSSDFGGASARAIVLLVIVLACTAVQFGVLERRVHYK from the coding sequence TTGGGGCAGACCATCGTGCTGTCCCTGCACGGCAACGATCTGTTCGGCAGGCCGAGCGAGTATGTCGGGCCGCTGAACTTCACGGAGATGTTCGCCGATCCCGAGTTCGGCCAGGTGCTGCTGGTGACCCTCGGGTTCACGGTGCTGTCCGTGCTGCCGGCCGTCGTGGGCGCGCTGTTCGTCGTGCTGCTGCTGGAGGCCAGGATCCGGGGCGTGCGCTTCCTGCGCACCGTGTTCGCGCTGCCGTTCGCCTTCAGCGTCGCCACGGCGAGCGTCGTGTTCGCCGTGATCTACAACCCGGCCGTCGGCATCGCCAACGCCGCCCTCGGCAAGCTCGGCGCCGACCGGGTCGACTGGCTGACCGATCCACGCATGGCCCTGGTCTCGGTGGCGGCGACCACCGTGTGGATGAACCTCGGGTACAACGTCCTGGTGCTGTCCGCCGGGGTCGGCTCGATCCCGGCCGAGGTGGTGGAGGCCGCCCGCCTCGACGGGGCGACCGGCTGGCGACTGGCCCGCGCCATCCACGTCCCACTGCTCACCCCGCAGCTGTTCTTCCTGGTCGTGGTCTCGACGATCCACGCGCTGCAGAGCTTCGGCCAGATCCACGTCCTCACGAAGGGCGGCCCCAACGGACAGACCACCACCCTCGTGTACTCGATCTACGAGAAGGCCTTCGCGTACGGCTCCTCCGACTTCGGCGGGGCCAGCGCGCGGGCGATCGTGCTGCTCGTGATCGTGCTGGCGTGCACGGCCGTGCAGTTCGGCGTCCTGGAGAGGCGGGTGCACTACAAGTGA
- a CDS encoding carbohydrate ABC transporter permease, producing MRKLPVYLVLGLAATTVLFPVYYAFAGSVMVPGDLSPPALFPRNGIRPGNFGEVLSAVPLARQYANSAIQAGLITVSQLFTSVLAAYAFVYLRLPRFVFWGFLATLMVPVESIIIPNYLRISDWGLARGPGTYLGLVLPFLASAFGTFLLRQSFRQFPAELRDAAAMDGAGHLRFLFRILVPLSKPAIAAVGVYVFLTAWNQFLWPLLLVRDPSYQTLQIGVSQLNDAEAASPGLILAGVVLSLLPTLAIVIFGQRHIVRGLTAGAVQ from the coding sequence GTGAGGAAACTGCCCGTCTACCTGGTCCTGGGACTCGCGGCGACCACCGTGCTGTTCCCCGTCTACTACGCGTTCGCCGGCTCGGTCATGGTGCCGGGCGACCTGAGCCCGCCGGCCCTGTTCCCCCGCAATGGGATACGGCCCGGCAACTTCGGCGAGGTGCTGAGCGCGGTGCCGCTGGCCAGGCAGTACGCCAACTCGGCCATCCAGGCGGGGCTGATCACGGTCAGCCAGCTGTTCACCAGCGTCCTGGCGGCCTACGCGTTCGTGTACCTGCGGCTGCCGAGGTTCGTGTTCTGGGGCTTCCTGGCCACGCTGATGGTGCCCGTCGAGTCGATCATCATCCCGAACTACCTGCGGATCTCCGACTGGGGCCTGGCACGGGGCCCCGGCACGTACCTCGGACTGGTGTTGCCCTTTCTCGCCAGCGCCTTCGGCACCTTCCTCCTCCGGCAGAGCTTCCGGCAGTTCCCCGCCGAGCTGCGCGACGCCGCCGCGATGGACGGCGCGGGGCACCTGCGGTTCCTGTTCCGGATCCTGGTGCCGCTGTCCAAGCCGGCGATCGCCGCCGTCGGGGTGTACGTGTTCCTGACGGCCTGGAACCAGTTTCTCTGGCCGTTGTTGCTGGTCAGGGACCCGTCCTACCAGACGTTGCAGATCGGGGTGTCCCAGCTCAACGACGCCGAGGCCGCCTCGCCCGGCCTGATCCTCGCCGGGGTCGTGCTCTCCCTGCTGCCCACGCTCGCCATCGTGATCTTCGGGCAGCGGCACATCGTCCGTGGTCTGACCGCCGGTGCGGTCCAGTAG
- a CDS encoding nucleotide pyrophosphohydrolase: MTDSDDLRARLATFTADRDWGQFHRPKNLVMALAGEVGELVAEFQWLTPEESEAVMADPAHGARVRSEMADVFVYLTQLAMRLDIDLYEVAHEKMDEVEVRYPPGVVPRSAGPTAPSVED, encoded by the coding sequence GTGACTGACAGCGATGACCTGCGCGCCCGGCTGGCCACGTTCACGGCCGACCGGGACTGGGGCCAGTTCCACCGGCCGAAGAACCTGGTGATGGCCCTGGCCGGCGAGGTCGGGGAGCTGGTCGCCGAGTTCCAGTGGCTCACGCCGGAGGAGTCCGAGGCGGTGATGGCCGATCCGGCGCACGGGGCCCGGGTCCGCTCGGAGATGGCGGACGTGTTCGTGTACCTGACCCAGCTCGCGATGCGCCTCGACATCGACCTCTACGAGGTGGCGCACGAGAAGATGGACGAGGTCGAGGTCCGCTACCCGCCGGGCGTGGTCCCGCGCTCAGCGGGCCCGACGGCTCCCTCTGTCGAGGACTGA